One segment of Phaeacidiphilus oryzae TH49 DNA contains the following:
- a CDS encoding alpha/beta hydrolase, whose translation MSLTGTPFFALTVLFAVVSTVLLLVLWNRLRGPLAVRLAGRVGLALLSQAAAVLCVMVWVNNTQGPFYESWSDLFGTGGSAQVALPGGVQARGIGGTRPTAAERLSFTRQAGGVLKTVAVGPRSGIKAELLVWLPPEYREPGYAHRSFPVVELLPGFPGAPSTWFGSMHGPQVLERLVAERKAGPAILVAPQMNVLGHTDPGCADVPGTAATATWLGRDVPALVKANFRAQHPARDWGVMGYSAGGYCAVNLAVHYPGTFHSAVSLSGYNAPIAGPVLADPVLAAENNPLLVLRRARRQPDVTLLMTGTDQDGGTVRDAYAIMRAARPPARVLPLIAPKGGHNTGVWHSMLPAAFTWLARQT comes from the coding sequence ATGAGTCTGACGGGGACGCCGTTCTTCGCGTTGACCGTACTGTTCGCCGTGGTGTCCACGGTGCTGCTGCTGGTGCTGTGGAACCGGCTGCGCGGGCCGTTGGCGGTCCGGCTGGCCGGGCGGGTGGGGCTCGCGCTGCTGAGCCAGGCGGCCGCGGTGCTCTGCGTGATGGTGTGGGTGAACAACACCCAGGGGCCGTTCTACGAGTCCTGGAGCGACCTGTTCGGGACGGGCGGTTCGGCGCAGGTGGCGCTGCCGGGAGGCGTCCAGGCGCGCGGCATCGGGGGGACCCGGCCGACCGCGGCGGAGCGGCTCTCCTTCACCCGGCAGGCCGGGGGCGTGCTGAAGACGGTCGCGGTGGGGCCGCGCTCCGGGATCAAGGCCGAGCTGCTGGTGTGGCTGCCGCCGGAGTACCGGGAGCCCGGCTACGCCCACCGCTCCTTCCCGGTGGTGGAGCTGCTGCCGGGGTTCCCGGGCGCCCCCTCCACCTGGTTCGGCTCGATGCACGGGCCGCAGGTGCTGGAGCGGCTGGTGGCGGAGCGGAAGGCGGGGCCGGCGATCCTGGTGGCGCCGCAGATGAACGTGCTGGGGCACACCGACCCCGGCTGCGCGGACGTCCCCGGCACGGCGGCCACCGCGACCTGGCTGGGGCGGGACGTGCCGGCGCTGGTGAAGGCCAACTTCCGGGCCCAGCACCCGGCGCGGGACTGGGGCGTGATGGGGTACTCGGCCGGCGGGTACTGCGCGGTCAATCTGGCGGTGCACTATCCGGGGACGTTCCACTCGGCGGTCAGCCTCTCCGGGTACAACGCCCCGATCGCGGGACCGGTGCTCGCGGACCCGGTGCTGGCCGCCGAGAACAACCCGCTGCTGGTGCTGCGCCGGGCGCGGCGGCAGCCCGATGTGACGCTGCTGATGACCGGGACCGACCAGGACGGCGGGACGGTCCGGGACGCGTACGCGATCATGCGGGCGGCGCGGCCGCCGGCCAGGGTGCTGCCGCTGATCGCCCCGAAGGGCGGGCACAACACCGGGGTGTGGCACAGCATGCTCCCGGCGGCCTTCACCTGGCTCGCGCGGCAGACCTGA
- a CDS encoding glycosyltransferase family 2 protein, whose protein sequence is MNGGAASLNGPVSVVVIAYNDAEHLGQAVTSALAQGEAVGEVVVVDDCSTDATGAVADRLAAANPRVRVVHRAENSGGCGTPRNDGVAAARGSWIAFLDSDDVLPTGAVDALLRAAEKNGADVAAGLCTRLELPDRREMPWQPQLFETAGVFDGLGGRPETVWDTLSVNKLYRRDFLLGKGIRFPDGSQHYEDFTFSARVYAAAPRFAVVPRSVYVWHTRPGAANPSISLRRDRVTNWTDRIAAHRGALEALRRGGEEGLARAAELKFAAYDVPMYLRDLHRRPAEYRNEWWRTARELLGSFTEGWLDGADPATRWRTAVLLGREDPAEADLGRLAELSAVPPRLAPPAGGGFPGADAASARWDEREPAVPLAGLAEVPAAELPLCVTADVRPGRRLGITLRLAELYGRVREAGPETVTLTLRHRRTGAELRQSGAWRPAAGPGRRARAARAQEARRAPGRGGRRRRRVRLDGGVLAAGLGSARSRGGVGGLGRLRRTGLQRR, encoded by the coding sequence GTGAACGGTGGTGCAGCTTCCCTGAACGGACCCGTCTCGGTCGTGGTGATCGCGTACAACGACGCCGAGCACCTGGGGCAGGCGGTGACGTCCGCGCTGGCCCAGGGGGAGGCGGTCGGCGAGGTGGTGGTCGTCGACGACTGCTCGACGGACGCCACCGGCGCGGTCGCCGACCGGCTGGCGGCGGCCAACCCGCGGGTGCGGGTGGTGCACCGGGCAGAGAACAGCGGCGGCTGCGGGACCCCGCGCAACGACGGGGTGGCGGCCGCGCGCGGCTCCTGGATCGCCTTCCTGGACAGCGACGACGTGCTGCCGACGGGCGCGGTGGACGCGCTGCTGCGGGCCGCCGAGAAGAACGGTGCGGACGTCGCGGCCGGGCTCTGCACCAGGCTGGAGCTGCCGGACCGCCGCGAGATGCCCTGGCAGCCGCAGCTGTTCGAGACCGCCGGGGTCTTCGACGGCCTCGGCGGGCGGCCGGAGACGGTCTGGGACACCCTCTCCGTCAACAAGCTGTACCGGCGCGACTTCCTGCTGGGGAAGGGCATCCGGTTCCCGGACGGCTCCCAGCACTACGAGGACTTCACCTTCTCCGCGCGGGTGTACGCGGCCGCCCCCCGGTTCGCGGTGGTGCCGCGCTCCGTCTACGTCTGGCACACCCGGCCGGGCGCCGCCAACCCGTCGATCTCGCTGCGCCGGGACCGGGTCACCAACTGGACCGACCGGATCGCCGCCCACCGGGGCGCCCTGGAGGCGCTGCGCCGGGGCGGCGAGGAGGGCCTCGCCCGGGCCGCCGAGCTGAAGTTCGCGGCCTACGACGTCCCCATGTACCTCCGCGACCTCCACCGGCGGCCGGCCGAGTACCGGAACGAGTGGTGGCGGACCGCGCGGGAACTGCTGGGCTCCTTCACCGAGGGCTGGCTGGACGGCGCCGACCCGGCCACCCGCTGGCGGACCGCCGTGCTCCTCGGCCGGGAGGACCCGGCGGAGGCCGACCTCGGCCGGCTGGCCGAACTCTCCGCCGTGCCACCGCGCCTGGCCCCGCCGGCCGGCGGCGGCTTCCCCGGCGCGGACGCGGCCTCGGCGCGCTGGGACGAGCGGGAGCCGGCCGTGCCGCTGGCCGGGCTCGCCGAGGTGCCTGCCGCCGAACTGCCGCTCTGCGTCACGGCGGACGTCCGTCCGGGGCGGCGGCTGGGGATCACCCTGCGGCTGGCCGAGCTGTACGGCCGGGTCCGGGAGGCCGGGCCGGAGACCGTGACGCTGACGCTGCGCCACCGGCGTACCGGGGCCGAGCTGCGGCAGAGCGGCGCCTGGCGGCCGGCCGCCGGGCCGGGCCGGCGGGCGCGGGCGGCGCGGGCGCAGGAGGCGCGGCGGGCGCCGGGGCGCGGCGGGCGCAGGAGGCGCCGGGTCCGGCTGGACGGCGGAGTTCTCGCTGCCGGCCTGGGATCTGCGCGATCCCGCGGTGGAGTTGGCGGCCTGGGACGTCTTCGCCGAACTGGACTTCAGCGGCGGTGA